Proteins co-encoded in one Kutzneria chonburiensis genomic window:
- a CDS encoding ABC transporter permease — translation MTAVLERAEVPVVRGYRFEMVKLVSQWRIRLLVLACWLAPALFVAAVSQQSDLPTDTLFGRWMNISGWAGPLVLLGFAGTYALPLLTSVVAGDVFAAEDRLGTWRHLLVAMRSYRRIFVSKALASLTVILLLVIGLAVSGAVGGLVAVGSQPLVALDGQLLPPGEAAGLVALAWICVLAPTLALAGIGLLGSVVFGRSPMGLLLPAVVALGMGVAQLLPLPVAVRLALPSYAFIAWTGLFTTPAQLGPLLIGVAVSLVWAVAATSLAYIVFMRRDFTNLSNDGVGRRALTVAAAPLVGLLVVTMGVLAVASPSTGSGIDQNKVQQSVATAFGRLYRLQTQQLHRPDVTEEQLASTVACTKGDGLVEADGPGNDWRCVVSWHLPGTTIAGQAIYQLDIASDGQYVADGDGPKEVNGYFQVHTPNGDQPNPLWQFDGHLELLSKG, via the coding sequence ATGACCGCCGTCCTCGAACGTGCCGAGGTCCCGGTGGTCCGCGGCTACCGGTTCGAGATGGTCAAGTTGGTGTCGCAGTGGCGGATCCGGCTGCTGGTGCTGGCCTGCTGGCTGGCCCCGGCGCTGTTCGTGGCGGCGGTGAGCCAGCAGAGCGACCTGCCGACCGACACCTTGTTCGGCCGCTGGATGAACATCTCCGGCTGGGCCGGCCCGTTGGTGCTGCTGGGCTTCGCCGGCACGTATGCGTTGCCGCTGCTGACTTCCGTGGTGGCCGGCGACGTGTTCGCGGCCGAGGACCGGCTCGGCACGTGGCGGCATCTGCTGGTGGCCATGCGGTCCTACCGCCGGATCTTCGTGTCGAAGGCGCTGGCCAGCCTGACCGTGATCCTGCTGCTGGTCATAGGGTTGGCTGTCTCCGGCGCGGTCGGCGGGCTTGTGGCTGTCGGCAGCCAACCGCTCGTCGCCCTGGACGGCCAACTTCTGCCGCCGGGCGAGGCCGCCGGACTGGTCGCACTGGCCTGGATCTGTGTGCTGGCACCGACTTTGGCGCTGGCCGGTATCGGGCTCCTCGGCTCGGTGGTGTTCGGCCGCTCTCCGATGGGCTTGCTGCTGCCGGCCGTCGTGGCGCTGGGCATGGGCGTTGCGCAGCTGTTGCCGCTGCCCGTCGCCGTCCGCCTCGCCCTGCCGAGCTACGCCTTCATCGCCTGGACCGGCCTGTTCACCACACCGGCGCAACTCGGCCCCCTGCTGATCGGCGTTGCGGTCAGCCTGGTGTGGGCCGTCGCGGCGACTTCGTTGGCGTACATCGTGTTCATGCGCCGCGACTTCACCAACCTGAGCAACGACGGCGTCGGCCGCCGAGCCCTCACCGTCGCCGCCGCCCCGCTGGTCGGGCTGCTGGTCGTCACGATGGGCGTGCTGGCCGTGGCCTCGCCGTCGACCGGCTCCGGCATCGACCAGAACAAGGTCCAGCAGTCCGTGGCCACGGCCTTCGGCCGCCTCTACCGGCTGCAGACCCAGCAGCTCCACCGCCCTGACGTGACGGAGGAGCAGTTGGCCAGCACGGTCGCCTGCACGAAGGGCGATGGGCTCGTCGAGGCGGACGGCCCCGGCAACGACTGGCGCTGCGTCGTGTCGTGGCACCTGCCCGGCACGACCATCGCGGGCCAGGCGATCTACCAGCTCGACATCGCCTCCGATGGCCAGTACGTGGCCGACGGCGATGGGCCGAAGGAAGTCAACGGCTACTTCCAGGTGCACACCCCGAACGGGGACCAACCCAACCCGCTGTGGCAGTTCGACGGCCACCTCGAACTGCTGTCGAAGGGATGA
- a CDS encoding ABC transporter ATP-binding protein, which produces MDAVRARGITKCFGDVVALDGVDLDLAAGQIHGLVGPNGAGKTTLLGLLLGLAVPDEGSLEILGAPVGRALTAPDGVAGFVDGPGLYPQLTARQNLAALAKLRGRSASIDDVLADVGLSDVADDKVRGFSLGMRQRLGLAAALLTEPRLLVLDEPSNGLDPAGKRHVHGVLTRLADNGVTVIVSSHRMDDVEALCTEVTILATGRVVFTGPLDKLSAENRELDYRLRTSDPLVAAETAAETPGITVVDSGELLVVRAEIPALDELVSRLVRAGTAVRELAPVVSPLEAAFLALTEEAAR; this is translated from the coding sequence TGCGGGCACGTGGGATCACCAAGTGCTTCGGCGACGTCGTTGCACTGGACGGCGTCGACCTCGACCTCGCGGCCGGGCAGATCCACGGGCTGGTCGGGCCGAACGGGGCCGGCAAGACGACGCTGCTGGGGCTGCTGCTGGGCTTGGCCGTGCCGGACGAGGGCAGCCTGGAGATCCTCGGCGCGCCGGTCGGCCGGGCGCTGACCGCACCGGACGGTGTCGCCGGCTTCGTGGACGGCCCCGGCCTGTATCCGCAGCTCACCGCCCGACAGAACTTGGCCGCGCTGGCCAAGCTGCGAGGGCGCTCTGCAAGCATCGACGACGTGTTGGCCGATGTCGGGCTCAGCGACGTCGCCGATGACAAGGTGCGCGGCTTCTCCCTCGGTATGCGGCAACGACTCGGCCTCGCCGCGGCGCTGTTGACCGAGCCCCGACTGCTGGTGCTGGACGAGCCATCCAACGGTCTCGATCCAGCCGGCAAACGGCATGTGCACGGCGTCCTCACTCGATTGGCTGATAACGGTGTGACCGTTATCGTGTCCAGCCATCGCATGGACGACGTCGAGGCGCTGTGCACCGAGGTCACCATTCTCGCCACCGGCCGCGTGGTTTTCACCGGCCCACTCGACAAACTGTCCGCCGAGAACCGCGAACTCGACTATCGGTTACGCACCTCGGATCCATTAGTCGCAGCCGAGACCGCCGCCGAGACGCCCGGTATCACCGTCGTCGACAGCGGCGAGCTTCTCGTTGTGCGAGCGGAGATTCCGGCCCTGGACGAGCTCGTGTCACGCCTGGTCCGGGCCGGCACGGCCGTGCGGGAGCTGGCCCCGGTCGTGTCGCCGCTGGAAGCGGCATTCCTGGCGCTGACCGAGGAGGCCGCCCGATGA